AACCCGGAAACGGGAGACTGCATCATCGGCGACCAACTGCTGCCGAGAATCTCTTCCAACGCCGTGATCGAACCGCAGCCCGGCGCACCCTCCGGGGATGCCGCCAGGCGCACGCCCAGTTTGATACAGTACCGTGACAACTTGACGGCCCTGCGCGCGCTGCCGATTCAGACGGTTTATCCAGGGCACGGCGCGCCGTTCACGGATGCGAAAGCGCTGATTGACCAGCGGCTTGCCGAGCAGGTGGAACGCCGCAACGAAATGATCGATTTGCTCAAACAGCTGCAGGATCCGCCAGCGACGGCGTACGACCTGGCAGCAGCGTATTTCCCGCACCGGCTGGATCAGCCGCCGCTGATTTTGTCCGAGACGCTCGGTTACCTCGACTGGCTGGCGGCGGATGGGCTGGTGCAAAGCACGCCGGACGATCACGGCGTCTACCGCTGGACGGTGCGCTGAGCAGGAAGCCCTGGAGGCCGGCACACGGCGAACGTCACGGGGTCGCCTGCCACGTGGTTTCGCCGTCGTCATACGTTTCGCGTTTCCAGATAGGCACTTCCTTCTTCAGGCGGTCAATCAGTGTCTTGGCGGCTGCAAATGCGGCTTCGCGGTGCGGCGACGCCGCGGCGCAAATGACTGCGATGTCGGTGGGGAACAGGCGTCCCACGCGGTGCCATTGGAGCGTGCGGACTCCCGGCCACTCGGCTTCGACGTCCCGCGCGATTTGCTGCATCTGCACGATGGCCATCTCATGGTACGCCTCGTAATCGAGGTACAAGGACTTGCGCCCGCGGGTCCACTCCCGCACGGTGCCCGAGAACAGCACGGTCCCGCCACAACGGGGGTCAACGAGCTGCTGATACGCAGCCGCGATGTCCAGGGGGGCTTGCGTCACCAGACAGAACGGCAGCTGCTCCGGTTCGGGGCTGCCGCCGCTGACCGGGGGAATGAGTGCGACCTCATCTCCTTCGTTCAGCGTCGTCTGGTCGTTGGCATAGCGCCGATTGACGGCCACCAGCACCTCGTCGAGCGCCGTTCCTTCGGGCAGGATGCGCTGCAGCGCAGTCCTCAAGTCTGCGACGGTGGGCCGATCGCCGAGTTCTACTTCGACGGACGTTTTGCCGGCCTGTTCGGCTAGGCCGGCAAACAGTTTGATTTGTACGTTCATGCGCAACGGCAGGACGCGGTTCCAGGAGCAGCGCGTCGCCGCCTTCTCTCCTTCCAATCGCAGCGTCATGGGTGCGGTGCCTCTGCACTGCAGCCCACGCTTGGCGCATCGTTCAATTGATGGTAGCATTTCTGTACACGCCGCCCATGCGGCGAAACCATGACCATCCTCCGCGTCCATAGTACCTGTTGTGAGGCGCGGGGACAACTCTGCACAAGGCTTGGCAACACTTCAGCAGGCTGAACGGCCATCCAGGAACGGAGGGTCCATTTGAACGAGCACATCCATGGAGAGCACACACCACCCGGGGACGAACGTGCGGCGGCCCCGGAACTAACCCACTTTGACCCGGCTGGACATCCGCAAATGGTGGACGTTTCCGGAAAGGCGCCGACCGAGCGGACGGCGGTTGCGGCCGGGCTGGTTCGCATGCATGCGGATACGCGAAGCCGCATTGAACACCGCGCCTTCGCCAAGGGGGATGTCCTCGCTGTCGCAGAATTGGCGGGCATTATGGCGGCCAAGCGGACCGCTGACCTCATCCCGCTGTGCCACCCCATTCCGCTGACGCAGGTGCAGGTCCGCTGCCGGTTCGTGGACCCACCGCACGGCACCTTGTCACGTGCCGGGAAGGGCGCAAAGCAAACCGCGTGGCTGCGTATCGAAGCGAAGGTCAAGACCACGTATCAGACCGGCGTGGAGATGGAGGCCTTAACGGCCTGTACGGCGGCGGCGCTGACGGTCTATGACATGTGTAAATCGGTCGATCGCGGCATGGTCATTGAATCGGTGGCGCTGATGCACAAAAGCGGCGGCAAAAGCGGGACGTATGAGCGAGTGGACGAGCCGTACCAGAGGGAGGGGGCGGACGCCTGAGCACGCCTGCAGCAAGCGGCGCCGCTGAGCTGCCAGCGCTTCAGGGCTTGCGCGGATGCTCCGGTTTTTGAACGGGGCGGCCCCGCCAGCCCTCTCGTTTCAACTTGCCGCGCTTCTTGTCTCGATAGTAGACGAAGCCGCCGAGAAACGCGGTGCAGGCAAAGGCGAGAAGCAGACCGGCGAGCGCGAGGATGCCATCCACCGGGTGACCGTCGGCGAGCCAGTCCACAATGTGAATGCGGAATAAGTTGAGTCCTTCCCCAGCGCCGAGAAAGATGACAATCAAGAGGCTCCAACCGACGAGATAGTTCACGTTTCTCGCTCCTCTATGACCGTTTCCAAGATAGCCGTTTCCAATCTGTTCCGTGATGTCTATCAATCACGTCTTAGAGTTTCATCATAGCGCACGGTCATGCACCAGACAACATGCTACAATAGCAGCAGGAGGTGCCGGGTTGGTGTTTCGCGTGCTGATGGTCGGAACGGGGCCGCAAAGTGAACAAGTGATGAAAGCGCTGGCACGCCACCCTGCCGTGGAATGGCTGGGCGTGGTTGACCCCGGGGCCGGCTCGGATGTGCAGGTTCGCGCCGCGGACGATGCGTGCGCACACGCCCTTTTTGTCTATCCGGCGCTGTCCGGCGCCTTGTCGGCGGCGGTAGAACAACAGGTCAATGTCGTGCTCGACTGGTCGAACGAAGTCTCCGACACCCTGCTGACCGCACACCATCTCCGGGCCACGGTCGTGTCCGGCCCGGCGCTCGACTTGCTCGTGCAGTGGGTGGGCGCGTACAACGAGCTGGCTGCCCGGCTGGACGCCCAAGAACAGGACCTGCAGCTGCTGCGCGAAGTGCAGACGCTGTTGGAGGCCGTGATTCAAAGCACCCAGGACGCCATCACGGTCGTCGACAAGGACGGCCGCCAAATTCTCATCAACCCGGCTTACACCCGTTTGACAGGCTTGTCTCCCGAGCAGGTCATCGGCAAGTCCGCCGATGTCGATATCGCGGAAGGCGACAGCATGCACATGCAGGTGCTCACCACCGGTCGGCCGGTACGCAATGCGCAAATGAAGGTTGGGCCGTACCGGCGCGAAGTCATCGTGAACGTCGCGCCCATTCTCGTCAACGGTGAACTGCGTGGAAGTGTGGGCGTAATCCACGACATTTCCGAAATCAAGCAGCTGACGGAGGCGCTCGACCGAGCCAACAAGCTGCTGCGCTCGCTGCACGCCAAATATACGTTTTCCGACGTGGTTGGCAAGAGCCCGGCCATGGTGGTCGCGGTCGACCAAGCCAAACGTGCCGCAAAGACGCCCGCCACGGTGCTGCTGCGGGGAGAGTCTGGCACCGGCAAGGAGTTGTTCGCCCACGCCATCCACAACGAAAGTGACCGCCGGCTGCGCCCGTTTGTGCGCGTCAGCTGCGCGGCGATTTCAGAGAGTCTGCTCGAAAGCGAGATGTTCGGGTACGAGGAAGGCGCCTTTACGGGCGCCCGCCGCGGCGGCAGGCGGGGGTTGTTTGAGGAGGCCTCCGGCGGGACGCTGTTTCTCGACGAGATTGGTGAGATGAGCATCCCCACGCAAGCCAAACTGCTGCGCGCGCTGCAGGAAAAGGAAATTGTCCGTGTCGGCGGGACGACGCCGATTCCCATCAACGTGCGGATCATCGCCGCGACGCACGTCAATCTCGAACAAGCGGTGGCCAAAGGACGGTTTCGGGAGGACCTGTACTACCGGCTCAACGTGATCCCAATCGTCATTCCGCCCCTGCGCTACCGCAAGGAAGACATCGAGGCGATTGCGACACAGATTGTGCTGCGGCTCAATCAGGCCTATGGGCGCAACGTGACCCATTTGACGCCGGCGGCGGTTGCCACCTTAATGGCATACGACTGGCCGGGCAATGTGCGTGAACTGGAGAATGTGATTGGCCGGGCGATGACGAACGTGGACTATCGCGAGACCGAACTGGACGCGCGTCACTTGCCGATTCTGACCCCGCACGCACACGGCGAGGACCCGGACAGCCTCGCTGCCGCACTGCCGCTTGGCGGGAGCCTGCAGGAGGTTCTGCACACCGCCGAGCGCATCGCTATTGAACGGGCGCTCGCAGCGGCGGGCGGCAATAAGACAGAGGCCGCACGGCGGCTGGGGATTTCCGTGCGCAGTCTGTACTACAAGCTGAATCAGACCGCCGAGTGAGGCGCGGTCTGGACTGAATGAAACCGTTTGCGTGCAAAGAATTGCGCGGTGTGCAAACTATTGCACACCAGCAGCAGGCCGCGTGTCCGGTCGATGCGCCGAAGCGGCCGTGGAATGCGGCCGCACGCTGGTCGGGACACACTCGACCTTCTTGGCACGAATCTTGCATTAGACATGGATGAGCGTTGGCAGGTTGAAGGAGGAAGTGCAGCGATGGAACTTTTCACGTACCTGGAGCAGTACGACTACGAGCAAGTGGTGTTTTGTCACGATGCGTCTTCCGGGTTGAAGGCCGTGATCGCCATTCACGATACGACCCTGGGGCCAGCCCTTGGCGGCTGCCGCATGTGGACCTATCGCTCGGAGGACGAGGCGGTGCTCGACGCGCTGCGGTTGGCGCGCGGCATGACATACAAGGCGGCGGCGGCTGGACTGAACCTGGGCGGCGGCAAAACAGTCATCCTGGGCAATCCCAGGACGGACAAGAGCGAAGCCTTGTTCCGAGCGCTTGGCCGGTATATCCAAAGCTTGGGCGGCCGGTACATCACCGCCGAGGACGTCGGCACGAACGTGCATGACATGGACATCATTCACCAAGAGACGAATTTTGTCACGGGCATTTCCAAGACCTACGGGTCGAGCGGCAACCCCAGCCCGATGACGGCGCTCGGCGTGTTCCGCGGCATGCTTGCCACCGCCAAGGTGGCCTTCGGCACCGATGACCTGGCGGGGAAGACCGTCGCCATTCAGGGGCTCGGCAGCGTCGGCTACGCGCTGGCAGAACACCTGCACGCCGCGGGTGCCAACCTAATCGTGGCCGATATCAACGACACATCGGTGGACCGCGCCGTCAAGGAACTCGGTGCACGGGCTGTCAGCCCGGCTGAAATCATCGGCGAGCGCTGCGATATTTTTGCACCCTGTGCACTCGGTGCTGTGATTAACGACGACACCATCGAACGGCTGCGCTGCGGTGCAGTGGCGGGCTCGGCAAACAACCAGCTGGCAGAGGAACGCCACGGCGACCGCCTGCATGAAATGGGCATTGTTTACGCCCCAGACTACGTCATCAACGCCGGCGGCCTGATCAACGTGGCGGACGAGTTGGAGGGTTACCAGCCGGAACGTGCGCAAGCCAAGGTGGAGGCCATTTACGACATCATGCTGCAGCTCTATGACCTTGCGGCACAGGAAGGCTTGCCCAGCCATAAGGCGGCGGACCGGATGGCCCAGGCGCGCATCGACCAGATTCGCGGTGTGCGGAGCAACTACATCGCCGGCGCCAAGACCGCGCCCAACCGGACACACGGATAACAGCGCCATACGGAGGGACAAAGCATGCCAGAAGAATTCGATTTAGTGGTCCTCGGCGGCGGCACAGGCGGTTATGTCGCAGCGATTCGCGCGGCGCAGCTGGGCATGCGCGCGGCCGTCGTGGAGCGGGAGAAACTCGGGGGCACCTGTCTGCACCGCGGCTGTATTCCCAGCAAGGCGCTGCTGCGCTCGGCCGAGGTGCTGGCCCTCACACGGGAAGCATCCGATTACGGCGTGCAGACGAGTGCGCCGCAATTCGACCTTGGCGCCGCTATGGCCCGCAAGCAAAACGTCGTCGAACAACTGCATAAGGGCGTTCAGTTTTTGATGAAGAAGCACAACATCGAAGTGGTGCACGGGATTGGGCGATTGATGGGGTCGTCCATCTTTTCGCCGCAGGCGGGCGCTGTGTCCGTGGAGTCGGCGGCCGGCGAGTCGACCATTTTGTCGCCGCGGTTCACGCTGGTTGCGACGGGATCACGCCCGAAAGCCCTGCCTGGGCTCCCGTTTGACGGGGTGCGCGTGTTATCGAGCGACCACGCGCTTGAGCTGGACCACGTGCCGGCGTCGGTTGTGATTGTCGGCGGCGGGGCCATTGGCGTGGAGTGGGCGTCGATGCTGGCGGACTTCGGGGCGTCGGTCACGGTGGTCGAATTCATGCCGCGCCTGCTGCCGACGGAGGACGAGGACATCTCACGGGCGCTGGAGCGCGCCTTCAAGAAACGGCACATCCGCGTGATGACCGGTGCGCAGGTGCAGCCGGAGACCCTTCAGCAGACCGATGACGGCGTGCGGCTGCAGGTACGTACCCAGAACGGGGAGGAGGCGCTGGAGGCAGAAGTGGTGCTCGTCGCCGTCGGCCGCGAACCGGTCGTCGATGACATCGGTATCGAGGCCACGGAGGTAAAGCTGGAACGGGGCGCGATTGTCGTGGACGCGCATTACCGGACGGCTGAGAAGAGCATTTTCGCCATCGGCGACGTGATTGGCGGCATGCAGCTGGCACACGTGGCGGCGCATGAGGGCATTCACGCGGTGGAGTACATGGCAGAACTGAACCCGCGTCCGCTGGTCTATGAACAGATTGCCCGCTGCACGTACAGCCGGCCGGAAGTCGCCAGTGTGGGCTTGACTGAGCAGCAGGCGGCCGATCGCGGCGTCAAGTTGAAGGCCGGCACGTTCTCGTTTCGAAGCATCGGCAAGGCACTCGTGTTGGGCGATGCGGACGGCATGGTGAAGGTCGTGGCGGATGCCGAGACCGACGACGTTCTCGGTGTGCACATCATCGGCCCACATGCCACCGACTTGATTTCGGAGGCCGGACTGGCGCTGGTGTTGAACGCCGCCCCGTGGGAAGTTGGGCAGATGGTTCACCCGCACCCGACCCTGTCGGAGGCCATCGGCGAGGCCGCCCTGGCGGTGGACGGCAACGCGATCCACGGTGCGTGACCGGCGGTAAGCGGCTGGCGGCGAGCGAGGGCGGCAGACGGGTGGCGGCGGAGGAAGGGTGACCACGGACCGATCGCGGCAGACCGATGACATCGCATGCGCGCTTTGGCAGTTCGGCATCGCGCAGCGAGACTGGGAGGGATACCCAATGGTAACCGAGACGTTGAAGCATAGAGAAGCAGGGCTGACGGATGAAGAAGTCAAAGAAATGTACTGGACGATGGTTCTGGCCCGCACCGTGGACGAACGGATGTGGCTGCTGAACCGGGCTGGCAAGATTCCGTTCGTCATCTCCTGTCAGGGACAGGAAGGGGCGCAGGCGGGTGCGGCGTTCGCATTCGACCGCACGAAGGACTACTTCGCGCCGTACTACCGCGATTTGTGCCTCATGCTGGCCTGCGGCCACACGGCCCGCACCGAGCTGTTGGCGGCGTTTGGCAAGGCGGAAGACCCGAACAGCGGCGGACGGCAGATGCCGGGGCATTATGGCGATCGCAGCCGGCGTATCCTGACCGGGTCGAGCCCCGTTTCGACGCAAATCCCGCATGCGGTGGGCATGGCGCTGGCGGCGCGGATGCGCAACGAGGATGCGGTGGCCTATGTTTCCTTTGGTGAAGGCAGCAGCAATCAGGGCGATTTTCATGAAGCGGCGAACTTTGCCGGCGTTCATCGCTTGCCTGTGATTTTCTTCTGCGAGAACAACAAATACGCCATTTCCGTGCCAGAGCGCAAACAACTCGCTTGCAAGGATGTTGCAGAGCGCGCGGCGGGGTACGGCTTCGAGGGCGTCGTCGTCGACGGCATGGACCCGATTGAAGTGTACAGGGTCGTGAAGCGCGCGGTCGACAAAGCGCGCGCGGGCGGCGGCCCGACGCTCGTG
Above is a genomic segment from Alicyclobacillus cycloheptanicus containing:
- a CDS encoding DUF2627 family protein, translated to MNYLVGWSLLIVIFLGAGEGLNLFRIHIVDWLADGHPVDGILALAGLLLAFACTAFLGGFVYYRDKKRGKLKREGWRGRPVQKPEHPRKP
- a CDS encoding thiamine pyrophosphate-dependent dehydrogenase E1 component subunit alpha, which gives rise to MVTETLKHREAGLTDEEVKEMYWTMVLARTVDERMWLLNRAGKIPFVISCQGQEGAQAGAAFAFDRTKDYFAPYYRDLCLMLACGHTARTELLAAFGKAEDPNSGGRQMPGHYGDRSRRILTGSSPVSTQIPHAVGMALAARMRNEDAVAYVSFGEGSSNQGDFHEAANFAGVHRLPVIFFCENNKYAISVPERKQLACKDVAERAAGYGFEGVVVDGMDPIEVYRVVKRAVDKARAGGGPTLVEAKTYRLVPHSSDDDDRSYRTREEVAEAKKGDSIVRMKTYLLASGLLTEEENAALVARAKVEVDEATRYAENAPYAAEETLMLHVYAEEGAARGHETVH
- a CDS encoding Leu/Phe/Val dehydrogenase, which translates into the protein MELFTYLEQYDYEQVVFCHDASSGLKAVIAIHDTTLGPALGGCRMWTYRSEDEAVLDALRLARGMTYKAAAAGLNLGGGKTVILGNPRTDKSEALFRALGRYIQSLGGRYITAEDVGTNVHDMDIIHQETNFVTGISKTYGSSGNPSPMTALGVFRGMLATAKVAFGTDDLAGKTVAIQGLGSVGYALAEHLHAAGANLIVADINDTSVDRAVKELGARAVSPAEIIGERCDIFAPCALGAVINDDTIERLRCGAVAGSANNQLAEERHGDRLHEMGIVYAPDYVINAGGLINVADELEGYQPERAQAKVEAIYDIMLQLYDLAAQEGLPSHKAADRMAQARIDQIRGVRSNYIAGAKTAPNRTHG
- the moaD gene encoding molybdopterin converting factor subunit 1; protein product: MTLRLEGEKAATRCSWNRVLPLRMNVQIKLFAGLAEQAGKTSVEVELGDRPTVADLRTALQRILPEGTALDEVLVAVNRRYANDQTTLNEGDEVALIPPVSGGSPEPEQLPFCLVTQAPLDIAAAYQQLVDPRCGGTVLFSGTVREWTRGRKSLYLDYEAYHEMAIVQMQQIARDVEAEWPGVRTLQWHRVGRLFPTDIAVICAAASPHREAAFAAAKTLIDRLKKEVPIWKRETYDDGETTWQATP
- the moaC gene encoding cyclic pyranopterin monophosphate synthase MoaC, which produces MVDVSGKAPTERTAVAAGLVRMHADTRSRIEHRAFAKGDVLAVAELAGIMAAKRTADLIPLCHPIPLTQVQVRCRFVDPPHGTLSRAGKGAKQTAWLRIEAKVKTTYQTGVEMEALTACTAAALTVYDMCKSVDRGMVIESVALMHKSGGKSGTYERVDEPYQREGADA
- a CDS encoding sigma-54 interaction domain-containing protein — translated: MFRVLMVGTGPQSEQVMKALARHPAVEWLGVVDPGAGSDVQVRAADDACAHALFVYPALSGALSAAVEQQVNVVLDWSNEVSDTLLTAHHLRATVVSGPALDLLVQWVGAYNELAARLDAQEQDLQLLREVQTLLEAVIQSTQDAITVVDKDGRQILINPAYTRLTGLSPEQVIGKSADVDIAEGDSMHMQVLTTGRPVRNAQMKVGPYRREVIVNVAPILVNGELRGSVGVIHDISEIKQLTEALDRANKLLRSLHAKYTFSDVVGKSPAMVVAVDQAKRAAKTPATVLLRGESGTGKELFAHAIHNESDRRLRPFVRVSCAAISESLLESEMFGYEEGAFTGARRGGRRGLFEEASGGTLFLDEIGEMSIPTQAKLLRALQEKEIVRVGGTTPIPINVRIIAATHVNLEQAVAKGRFREDLYYRLNVIPIVIPPLRYRKEDIEAIATQIVLRLNQAYGRNVTHLTPAAVATLMAYDWPGNVRELENVIGRAMTNVDYRETELDARHLPILTPHAHGEDPDSLAAALPLGGSLQEVLHTAERIAIERALAAAGGNKTEAARRLGISVRSLYYKLNQTAE
- the lpdA gene encoding dihydrolipoyl dehydrogenase gives rise to the protein MPEEFDLVVLGGGTGGYVAAIRAAQLGMRAAVVEREKLGGTCLHRGCIPSKALLRSAEVLALTREASDYGVQTSAPQFDLGAAMARKQNVVEQLHKGVQFLMKKHNIEVVHGIGRLMGSSIFSPQAGAVSVESAAGESTILSPRFTLVATGSRPKALPGLPFDGVRVLSSDHALELDHVPASVVIVGGGAIGVEWASMLADFGASVTVVEFMPRLLPTEDEDISRALERAFKKRHIRVMTGAQVQPETLQQTDDGVRLQVRTQNGEEALEAEVVLVAVGREPVVDDIGIEATEVKLERGAIVVDAHYRTAEKSIFAIGDVIGGMQLAHVAAHEGIHAVEYMAELNPRPLVYEQIARCTYSRPEVASVGLTEQQAADRGVKLKAGTFSFRSIGKALVLGDADGMVKVVADAETDDVLGVHIIGPHATDLISEAGLALVLNAAPWEVGQMVHPHPTLSEAIGEAALAVDGNAIHGA